A stretch of the Vulcanisaeta souniana JCM 11219 genome encodes the following:
- a CDS encoding acetyl-CoA C-acetyltransferase, which yields MNEDREAYIVYFKRTAFSRVKREDPKFDVFYEISGPTLISKLLVKAVQDIGIKPEQIDHVIVGNALQGGDNWSMGGRIPVFLAKFPVTIPAMAVDMQCASSFDAIGIGTMEIWTGQSDIVFAGGYEHMSRVPMYNNPYVVPHLDLATNPEYAMYDMATGYVMGLTAEKLAALKKISREEMDEWSYRSHILASKAYEEGYFKDEILPIEVVKDGQKTVVDKDLSVRPNTSMDALAKLPPAFKPGGVITAGNSAPLNSGASLVVLMSGRTVKELGLKPLAKVVSLGWAAVDPSIMGEGPVPASKKALAKAGLKVEDIDIWEINEAFAVVTLNAIKELGIEKNRVNPRGGAIAIGHPLGATGARLTGTVARQLQLTGKEYGLATACVGGGQGYAIILQRA from the coding sequence ATGAATGAGGATAGGGAAGCATACATAGTTTACTTCAAGAGGACAGCATTCTCCAGAGTTAAGAGGGAAGATCCGAAATTCGATGTCTTCTATGAAATAAGTGGTCCAACATTGATATCTAAATTACTCGTAAAGGCAGTCCAGGACATTGGCATAAAACCCGAACAAATAGACCATGTAATAGTTGGTAATGCACTTCAGGGCGGTGATAACTGGAGCATGGGCGGTAGAATACCCGTGTTCCTGGCGAAGTTCCCAGTTACTATACCTGCAATGGCCGTGGACATGCAATGCGCCTCATCCTTTGATGCAATAGGTATTGGAACAATGGAAATATGGACAGGTCAATCAGACATAGTGTTTGCCGGCGGTTACGAGCACATGTCTAGAGTACCAATGTATAATAATCCTTACGTAGTTCCACACCTTGATCTAGCCACGAATCCCGAGTATGCTATGTACGATATGGCCACTGGATACGTAATGGGATTAACAGCAGAGAAGTTGGCAGCTCTCAAGAAGATAAGCAGGGAGGAAATGGATGAGTGGTCCTACAGGAGCCACATATTGGCCAGTAAGGCATACGAGGAGGGTTACTTCAAGGACGAGATACTTCCGATAGAGGTTGTTAAGGATGGGCAGAAGACCGTAGTCGACAAAGACCTAAGCGTTAGGCCCAATACATCAATGGATGCACTGGCTAAGTTACCACCTGCCTTTAAACCCGGTGGCGTAATAACGGCTGGTAACTCAGCCCCCCTAAACTCAGGCGCATCGTTAGTCGTCCTAATGTCCGGCAGAACGGTTAAGGAACTTGGTCTAAAACCACTGGCAAAGGTTGTATCCCTTGGTTGGGCCGCTGTTGATCCATCAATAATGGGCGAAGGCCCAGTACCAGCATCAAAGAAGGCATTAGCCAAGGCAGGACTTAAGGTCGAGGATATAGATATTTGGGAAATAAACGAGGCATTTGCCGTAGTTACATTAAACGCAATTAAGGAGTTGGGTATAGAGAAAAATAGGGTTAATCCAAGGGGAGGCGCAATAGCCATTGGACACCCACTGGGTGCAACAGGTGCAAGGCTTACTGGCACAGTGGCAAGGCAATTACAATTAACTGGTAAGGAGTATGGACTTGCAACTGCATGTGTTGGCGGTGGACAGGGCTATGCAATAATTCTTCAGAGGGCATGA
- a CDS encoding DUF3501 family protein → MESDLLKIINRVYPPSQYSGIRERVYELISNYKANRYVKVDDRVTVLFEDAATVWFQIEEAVYLEGVDDDAVLKEAIRTYSPMVPRKDEVSLTVFVHVFNYDEMRNLLPKYNGIENSVNLVINDHAIPAKPIYPEDYGPDALPRSIHYLKISEPGLDLALKQATAVAISVMHPMVNKTVKLTDRALESLKYLIKDIQW, encoded by the coding sequence ATGGAAAGTGACCTGCTTAAAATCATAAACCGTGTATACCCACCGTCACAGTACTCAGGTATTAGGGAGAGGGTTTACGAATTAATAAGTAATTACAAGGCTAATAGGTATGTTAAAGTGGATGACAGAGTAACTGTATTATTTGAGGATGCAGCGACGGTATGGTTCCAAATAGAGGAAGCTGTGTATCTAGAGGGAGTTGACGATGATGCCGTGCTTAAGGAAGCAATAAGGACCTATAGCCCTATGGTACCGAGGAAGGACGAGGTATCATTAACGGTATTTGTTCATGTATTTAATTACGATGAGATGAGGAACCTATTGCCTAAATACAATGGTATTGAGAACAGCGTGAACCTAGTAATTAATGATCATGCAATACCCGCCAAACCAATATACCCAGAGGATTACGGTCCAGACGCATTGCCCAGGAGTATTCACTACCTAAAGATCAGTGAACCTGGCCTTGATTTGGCACTAAAACAGGCAACTGCAGTGGCAATCTCGGTGATGCATCCAATGGTAAATAAGACAGTAAAATTAACCGACAGGGCATTGGAATCGCTTAAATATTTAATCAAGGATATACAATGGTAA
- a CDS encoding rubrerythrin family protein, which yields MDSKKIPKGTKTYENLKIAFQGESMANRRYLYYARMAKQLGLNDIAEVFEKTANAETGHAFGHLMFLGVDPVAEIEINTMEDALRASIYGETYEWTQMYPGFAKVAREEGFLEVAEWLEAVAKVERLHANRFNEALEKYYKSKGVKTEVEDETLGRL from the coding sequence ATGGATTCAAAAAAGATTCCAAAGGGTACGAAAACCTATGAAAACTTGAAGATCGCCTTTCAGGGTGAATCAATGGCAAATAGGAGGTACCTATATTATGCGAGGATGGCTAAGCAGTTAGGGCTTAATGACATAGCTGAGGTCTTTGAAAAGACTGCAAACGCGGAGACTGGGCATGCCTTTGGGCATCTAATGTTCCTTGGTGTTGATCCTGTTGCCGAGATTGAAATAAATACGATGGAGGACGCACTGAGGGCTTCAATATATGGGGAGACCTACGAGTGGACACAGATGTACCCAGGCTTTGCCAAGGTGGCTAGGGAGGAGGGCTTCCTGGAGGTTGCCGAGTGGCTTGAGGCGGTGGCTAAGGTAGAGAGACTCCATGCAAATAGATTCAACGAGGCACTTGAGAAGTACTATAAGAGTAAGGGGGTTAAAACGGAGGTCGAGGACGAAACACTGGGTAGGTTATAA
- a CDS encoding ATPase, T2SS/T4P/T4SS family has translation MHVSRPKVIGEELVKHYVVEVDGIKTDIEVYRVVDPQYGVHDYIAYVIDNVPDWAIALPIERMVELIGSGMELRKAVIRALREIKIKADQDSVTLVANLFLRWNNHYGPLTSVLMMDDVTDIYINKEGNKFGLGGIYLDHSELGLVKVLIGWEPYEVKRGRKVVRTIRFDFNNFVNYVMRRASRRAGTPITAYNPVASVVDSEFGVRISVESEPVSMGSISIRVLPRRPWTLPEMVNRGMVNIEDATKLWLLAEHKVPVLIIGPMGAGKTSLQNAIVYMLVNRPMAIIMDVAELFLPYHKVVKPMFERVSYAHGIRSIDKAELIKQALRSGVDIIVLNEARSRDEFRALAEAITLGHGALTTFHADNIKAAEVRLENLGLEARDLLNIAVVVEVGLSKQSRYNQTTNVYELITHRSVKAIYNFNEYLQILSKTYGEEYVTKQLQYRRSFLAKAVSSGLNYEQLASLLYAFYKDPEKFIKDVEGNSTAANETEPAASNNQEIPEDVLKLDEEFTNPFKHEIQ, from the coding sequence ATGCATGTATCCAGGCCTAAGGTTATTGGTGAGGAGTTGGTTAAGCATTACGTTGTTGAGGTCGATGGTATTAAGACAGATATTGAGGTGTATAGGGTTGTTGATCCTCAATATGGTGTTCACGACTATATAGCCTACGTTATTGACAACGTCCCGGATTGGGCAATCGCATTGCCGATTGAAAGAATGGTTGAGTTAATCGGTTCAGGGATGGAACTTAGGAAGGCAGTGATCAGGGCACTCAGGGAAATCAAGATCAAGGCTGACCAAGATAGTGTTACCCTAGTTGCTAATTTATTTTTACGATGGAATAATCACTACGGCCCACTCACGTCGGTCCTCATGATGGATGATGTGACGGATATTTACATAAATAAGGAGGGAAATAAGTTTGGCTTGGGCGGTATATACTTAGATCACTCAGAACTTGGTCTTGTCAAGGTCCTCATTGGCTGGGAACCATATGAAGTTAAGAGGGGCAGGAAAGTCGTTAGAACCATTAGGTTTGACTTTAACAACTTCGTGAACTACGTAATGAGGAGGGCTAGCCGTAGAGCAGGAACACCAATCACTGCCTACAACCCGGTGGCGTCTGTGGTTGATTCCGAGTTCGGCGTGAGGATTAGTGTTGAGTCTGAGCCTGTGAGTATGGGCTCCATAAGCATTAGGGTACTACCCAGGAGACCATGGACACTCCCTGAAATGGTAAACAGGGGCATGGTTAACATTGAGGATGCAACAAAACTTTGGCTCCTTGCTGAGCATAAGGTCCCAGTACTCATCATTGGCCCCATGGGCGCCGGTAAGACCAGTCTGCAGAATGCGATTGTTTATATGCTTGTGAATAGACCCATGGCCATAATAATGGATGTGGCCGAGCTCTTCCTACCATACCATAAGGTTGTTAAGCCCATGTTCGAGAGAGTTTCCTATGCCCATGGTATAAGGAGTATTGATAAGGCCGAACTAATTAAGCAAGCCCTTAGAAGTGGTGTGGACATAATAGTCCTCAATGAGGCAAGGTCTAGGGATGAATTTAGAGCCCTTGCAGAGGCAATAACACTTGGACACGGGGCCCTAACAACATTCCATGCAGATAATATTAAGGCAGCTGAGGTTAGGCTCGAAAATCTTGGTTTAGAGGCCAGGGATCTCCTGAATATTGCAGTCGTTGTTGAGGTGGGTCTGTCTAAGCAATCTAGGTATAACCAAACAACCAATGTGTATGAGCTAATTACGCATAGGTCCGTGAAGGCGATCTACAACTTCAATGAGTATCTGCAAATCCTGAGTAAGACATATGGTGAGGAGTACGTGACTAAGCAATTGCAATACAGGAGATCCTTCTTAGCAAAGGCAGTGAGCTCGGGGCTGAATTACGAGCAATTAGCCAGTTTGTTATATGCCTTCTATAAGGACCCGGAGAAGTTCATTAAGGATGTCGAGGGCAATTCCACTGCTGCAAATGAAACGGAGCCAGCTGCATCGAATAATCAGGAAATTCCGGAGGACGTGCTTAAGCTGGATGAGGAATTCACAAATCCTTTTAAGCATGAAATACAATAA
- a CDS encoding KaiC domain-containing protein: MLIPRVRTYVPGLDEVLYGGIPDRSVILISGGPGTGKSIFGKQFLYNGLARGEGGVFVTLEEHPVTVRRSFRHFNWDIAKFEKEGRFLIVDAFTAGIGSTSQREKYVVKDVDNVHELVDVLRQAIKDVNAKRVTIDSVSTLYLTKPSIARSTIMLLKRVIAGLGTTALFISQVPVGERSFGGPGVEHAVDGIIRMDLDEVDGKLYRSIIVWKMRDTKISMVRHPMDITDNGVIVYWDRYLKLTAASVSIQPLPKEMVDEMRRAVEETENATRETKATAQEAEEE; encoded by the coding sequence ATGCTTATCCCTAGGGTTAGGACCTACGTACCTGGTTTAGATGAGGTGCTTTATGGTGGTATTCCAGACAGGAGCGTAATCCTTATCTCTGGCGGGCCAGGCACTGGAAAATCAATATTTGGTAAGCAATTCCTCTACAATGGACTTGCTAGGGGTGAGGGTGGTGTTTTTGTGACCCTTGAGGAACATCCCGTTACTGTTAGGAGAAGTTTTAGACACTTTAATTGGGACATAGCAAAGTTTGAGAAGGAGGGTAGGTTCTTAATTGTGGATGCATTCACGGCAGGTATTGGTTCGACTTCACAGAGAGAGAAGTACGTGGTTAAGGATGTGGATAATGTCCATGAACTCGTTGATGTGCTCAGGCAAGCAATTAAGGATGTCAACGCCAAGAGGGTAACAATAGACTCAGTTAGTACGTTATATTTAACAAAGCCGTCCATTGCTAGATCAACGATTATGCTCCTCAAAAGAGTTATTGCGGGTCTAGGTACAACCGCTCTATTCATAAGCCAGGTGCCAGTTGGTGAGCGTAGTTTTGGCGGGCCAGGTGTTGAACATGCGGTTGATGGCATTATCAGAATGGATCTCGATGAAGTGGATGGTAAGCTGTACAGGTCAATAATTGTTTGGAAGATGAGGGATACTAAGATATCCATGGTTAGGCACCCAATGGATATCACGGACAATGGAGTAATCGTTTACTGGGATAGGTATCTCAAGCTAACTGCCGCATCAGTATCAATACAGCCGTTACCCAAGGAGATGGTTGATGAAATGAGGAGGGCAGTCGAGGAAACTGAGAATGCAACCAGGGAGACTAAAGCAACGGCTCAAGAGGCTGAGGAGGAATGA
- a CDS encoding DNA polymerase domain-containing protein yields MAIDVEVRGGKPIYGYTLGDDVNITSDVRDIAGVDFDIAVTYNGWSFDVKYLPMYRNSRYALYTDDGVKPLMDLYVFVESGFKSSLGIQEEASKLYDVAIQLGIHRSLGIGEAELLRLKSLQSRVDQLTTSELTTYLGLDVLITHQLAMRWLPVLQALGAITGSNPMVINQVAESASPGHLAEALIHKYLQFNGIILQDRRREMDYEAGDKTRARSYGLFRNVGEYDFSAMYPSLYTQDNVDPINIRECQSGFPVRTTKGTKRVCFEPGGLVHKVLSSLYRARKVTKALKATYGDAPDQAVKILVNSAYGVFGKSGIGMVNEWVAAYIAQKTQAIFDDLWQRYQPIYGDTDSMYIQLDGRDADKLLMEINDYLHRAYGPLMEMKLEEVWDVVYIPRSKAGGAAEKTYIKMRGDELVIKGGALKPRDLPRGLRYGAYRDWVRALLLGDARLDDLISKFISGASLEDLFIEYSISFRDLLYTHEGSQIRTIDRSRFPALAYLAVASGREALIDLRARTINAKPIDLDAFVDVLYLPIETQGETKAFAFLINNEPVIARVSIQFDQKQGKILTKVANLVRASREDIEKLSIKAIRESGLFSHIA; encoded by the coding sequence TTGGCGATCGACGTCGAGGTCAGGGGTGGCAAACCAATCTATGGCTATACGCTTGGTGATGACGTGAACATAACTAGTGATGTTAGGGATATTGCGGGTGTTGACTTCGACATTGCCGTGACTTACAATGGTTGGTCATTCGACGTTAAGTACCTACCCATGTACAGGAATAGTAGGTACGCACTGTACACGGATGACGGTGTTAAACCGTTGATGGACCTGTACGTGTTTGTTGAGTCAGGGTTCAAGTCGAGCCTGGGCATCCAGGAAGAGGCTAGTAAGTTGTACGACGTAGCGATACAACTAGGCATACACAGGTCACTGGGTATTGGCGAGGCGGAGTTACTGAGGCTTAAGTCCCTGCAGTCGAGGGTTGACCAACTCACCACGAGTGAGTTAACAACGTACCTAGGCCTCGACGTATTAATAACGCATCAACTAGCCATGAGGTGGCTACCAGTGCTCCAGGCATTGGGCGCAATCACTGGCAGTAACCCAATGGTGATTAACCAAGTAGCCGAATCAGCAAGCCCTGGGCACCTGGCTGAGGCTCTCATTCACAAATACTTACAATTCAACGGAATTATACTCCAGGATAGGAGACGCGAAATGGATTACGAGGCTGGCGATAAGACTAGGGCTAGGAGCTACGGATTGTTCAGGAATGTTGGTGAGTACGACTTCAGTGCTATGTACCCGAGCCTCTACACGCAGGATAATGTTGATCCGATCAACATTAGGGAATGCCAGAGTGGATTCCCAGTGAGGACTACGAAGGGTACAAAGAGGGTTTGCTTCGAGCCTGGTGGCCTCGTTCACAAAGTCCTATCCAGCCTGTACAGGGCTAGGAAGGTGACTAAGGCTTTGAAGGCTACCTACGGCGATGCCCCTGACCAGGCTGTTAAGATTTTGGTTAATTCGGCATACGGTGTGTTTGGTAAGAGTGGTATTGGCATGGTCAATGAGTGGGTGGCTGCCTACATAGCCCAGAAGACCCAGGCAATATTTGATGACCTGTGGCAGAGGTACCAGCCGATTTACGGAGACACAGACTCGATGTATATCCAACTCGATGGTAGGGACGCAGACAAACTGCTCATGGAGATCAATGACTACCTGCACAGGGCCTATGGACCACTCATGGAAATGAAGCTCGAGGAGGTCTGGGACGTTGTGTATATACCACGTAGCAAGGCAGGTGGTGCTGCGGAGAAGACCTACATCAAGATGAGAGGCGATGAGTTGGTCATTAAGGGTGGCGCGTTGAAGCCACGTGACCTGCCCAGGGGCTTGAGGTACGGGGCATACAGGGACTGGGTCAGGGCATTACTACTCGGTGACGCAAGGCTCGACGATTTGATTAGCAAGTTCATTAGTGGTGCAAGCCTTGAGGACCTCTTCATTGAGTACAGCATTAGCTTTAGGGACCTGCTCTATACTCACGAGGGCTCGCAAATAAGGACGATCGATAGGAGTAGGTTCCCCGCACTTGCATACTTGGCAGTGGCAAGCGGTAGGGAGGCCCTCATTGACCTGAGGGCTAGGACAATCAACGCAAAACCAATCGACCTGGACGCCTTCGTTGACGTGCTCTACCTACCAATTGAGACGCAGGGCGAGACTAAGGCATTCGCCTTCCTAATCAACAACGAGCCAGTCATCGCAAGGGTGAGCATTCAATTCGACCAGAAGCAGGGCAAGATACTGACTAAGGTCGCGAACCTAGTCAGGGCAAGCAGGGAGGACATTGAGAAGTTGAGCATAAAGGCAATAAGGGAGTCTGGACTATTTAGTCACATTGCTTAA
- a CDS encoding Fur family transcriptional regulator — MNGADEIVSLLRSKGLKVTPQRIAILRLLRGGGHFNIDQVLNELRKTEPNISISTVYNALNTFVKLGILRSFEADGKTWYEMRKEPHINVICENTGQIIDVNVDISTIEKRLSSMGIIIEDLIIVVHGNCVNRPSLGGDLPK, encoded by the coding sequence ATGAATGGAGCAGACGAAATAGTAAGCCTTCTAAGGAGTAAGGGGCTTAAGGTAACGCCGCAGAGAATTGCCATACTTAGACTATTAAGGGGTGGTGGGCACTTTAATATTGACCAAGTGCTTAATGAATTAAGAAAGACGGAGCCGAACATTAGTATATCTACTGTGTACAATGCATTAAACACCTTCGTGAAGTTGGGTATACTAAGATCCTTTGAGGCTGATGGAAAGACTTGGTATGAAATGCGTAAGGAGCCGCACATCAATGTTATCTGTGAGAACACGGGGCAAATAATTGATGTTAATGTCGATATATCCACAATAGAGAAGAGGTTAAGTAGTATGGGTATAATTATTGAGGATCTCATAATTGTTGTTCACGGTAATTGCGTAAACCGCCCTTCTTTGGGTGGTGATCTTCCGAAGTAA
- a CDS encoding thermopsin family protease, whose protein sequence is MRVLKVIGLAILTLFLIFIIGSVVIVLVTDWPVIVNLIHEIQGQQNQTPQPQSQPPQQPTSGLEEITNNPVGLGYTGPPTTALAGYYCINNIQPQSYSIQLNAQLSNGYWIQDVWAMQPSGFTGFGVNVWVPGTCTTEGNGIVCNTNLASAYGIPYYGATCAWLVIAIKSGTAYFGYSLDGVNVNWYYSYPVGNVTIITGNNGVPMTNIVIGGPGANQYSINLTSANVVLALYYWNGTTWLPAPSIGVGGGTAEYVSNAWLYWSNGIAVVSWPQPINQTPPVPAPGFTP, encoded by the coding sequence ATGAGGGTGCTCAAGGTAATTGGCTTGGCAATCCTCACCCTATTCCTCATATTCATAATTGGGTCAGTGGTAATAGTCCTAGTCACGGACTGGCCCGTGATAGTGAACCTAATCCACGAAATCCAAGGCCAACAAAACCAAACCCCACAGCCACAATCCCAACCACCACAACAACCCACGAGTGGCCTAGAGGAAATCACAAACAACCCAGTGGGCCTAGGCTACACTGGACCACCAACCACAGCCCTAGCCGGCTACTACTGCATAAACAATATACAACCACAATCCTACTCAATACAACTCAATGCCCAATTGAGTAATGGCTACTGGATACAGGACGTGTGGGCTATGCAACCCTCGGGCTTCACAGGCTTCGGTGTGAATGTTTGGGTGCCTGGCACGTGCACCACAGAGGGTAATGGGATTGTCTGCAACACAAACCTGGCAAGCGCCTACGGCATCCCGTACTACGGAGCCACCTGCGCCTGGCTCGTGATCGCCATCAAGAGTGGCACTGCATACTTCGGCTACAGCCTAGACGGCGTCAATGTTAACTGGTACTACAGTTACCCAGTGGGTAATGTGACCATAATCACTGGTAATAATGGGGTGCCAATGACCAACATAGTGATTGGCGGTCCAGGCGCAAACCAATACTCCATAAACCTCACCAGTGCCAATGTGGTCCTAGCCCTGTATTACTGGAATGGAACCACGTGGCTCCCAGCCCCAAGCATTGGGGTGGGTGGCGGAACCGCGGAGTACGTTAGTAACGCATGGCTCTATTGGAGCAACGGCATTGCTGTGGTCTCATGGCCACAGCCCATTAACCAAACACCACCAGTGCCGGCGCCAGGCTTCACACCGTGA
- a CDS encoding site-specific integrase, producing the protein MSRISNDVRVKIINYIMENKNVRARDLGVTLNLISMIRSGKRRVTEDLLCRAMAYLSSDELAKLLGELPELEPATVNDIIKVVVRARADPAFRELLLSYLDRYLGEYIRSVGRQWVVTKEDIDAYIKAMRLKGIKEKTLRDRLHYIQRALSEMNWVLSPEGIRDYLASIIEEESPHVVRHITVSLKSFIKNTLQAKDPGLFAILYNSFRTIKPKNHGKVKLPTIEELKQILQRIESIETKTYFLILAETGLRPSEPFLVSMDDIDLEHGMLRIGKVEETKRSFIAFLRPETIDFIKNQYLPYRDRFLSMIVKGMEAAEWSRNYVDNLKQRFLPFDQGRLRREIKDSARHVLGREFELYELRKFFATWMISRGVPESIVNTLQGRAPPTEYRVLIEHYWSPRHEELRQWYLRHAPCLLC; encoded by the coding sequence TTGAGCAGGATTTCGAATGATGTTAGGGTTAAAATCATTAACTATATTATGGAGAATAAGAATGTTAGGGCTCGTGACCTTGGCGTCACGCTTAACTTAATCAGCATGATTAGGAGTGGTAAGCGTAGGGTTACTGAGGATTTGCTTTGTAGGGCTATGGCTTACTTATCGTCTGATGAGCTTGCTAAACTGCTTGGTGAGTTGCCAGAGCTTGAGCCTGCCACAGTCAATGATATTATTAAGGTGGTTGTTAGGGCGAGGGCTGACCCAGCCTTCCGCGAACTCCTCCTCTCATACCTCGATAGGTACCTCGGCGAGTACATTAGGAGCGTTGGCAGGCAGTGGGTCGTAACTAAGGAGGACATTGACGCCTACATCAAGGCAATGAGGCTTAAGGGCATTAAAGAGAAGACTCTACGTGACAGACTCCACTACATCCAGCGTGCCCTATCAGAAATGAATTGGGTGCTCAGCCCTGAAGGCATTCGTGATTACCTGGCAAGTATTATTGAGGAGGAGTCGCCACACGTTGTTAGGCACATAACGGTGAGCTTGAAATCATTCATCAAGAACACATTGCAAGCCAAGGACCCAGGGCTGTTTGCAATACTATACAACAGCTTTAGAACTATTAAACCGAAGAATCACGGCAAGGTTAAATTACCCACGATTGAGGAGCTCAAGCAAATACTACAAAGGATTGAGTCAATCGAGACAAAAACCTACTTCTTGATCCTCGCGGAGACAGGCCTTAGACCCTCAGAGCCCTTCTTAGTAAGTATGGATGATATTGACTTGGAACATGGGATGCTCAGGATTGGTAAGGTTGAGGAGACCAAGAGGTCATTCATAGCCTTCCTGAGACCCGAAACCATCGACTTCATTAAAAACCAATACCTGCCCTACAGGGATAGGTTCCTAAGCATGATCGTGAAGGGGATGGAAGCGGCAGAGTGGTCCAGGAACTACGTGGACAACCTAAAACAGAGATTCCTACCCTTCGACCAAGGTAGGCTAAGGCGTGAGATTAAGGACTCGGCTAGGCATGTCCTGGGTAGGGAGTTTGAGCTTTATGAGCTTAGGAAGTTCTTCGCAACCTGGATGATTTCAAGAGGCGTACCAGAGTCAATTGTGAATACCCTGCAGGGCAGGGCACCACCCACTGAGTACCGAGTCCTCATCGAGCATTACTGGAGCCCAAGGCATGAGGAGCTACGCCAATGGTACCTAAGGCACGCACCGTGCTTGTTATGTTAG
- a CDS encoding ParA family protein has protein sequence MLKPRFVVISFFSGLKGGTGKSTLASNTAIALSQTLRSNVLLIDLGLDSTATSSRILGINPDKQGVVDYINGAVDNVDQLISRSQVIPSIYVIPPGTLRTWQLNMDPETTQARFNNLISSSVVKTISQVVIIDLPAHMDQVITVNSLLLSSIINVVLDYATYSDSVAEEIDNYYIQPMIGKGFRKIINVILNKAIPGLDVMDQKIRGFIHNGEFFVLPMSPIVHYLTSTMKPLVIYVPKGSLADFRIPFDKYVDTLTKQIKTMLTGTY, from the coding sequence ATGCTTAAACCCAGGTTTGTCGTAATTTCATTCTTTAGTGGACTAAAGGGTGGAACAGGAAAGAGCACTCTAGCGAGTAATACTGCCATAGCTCTATCGCAGACTCTGAGGAGTAATGTATTGCTTATAGACCTCGGGCTAGACTCCACGGCAACATCCAGTAGAATTCTAGGTATAAACCCTGATAAGCAGGGCGTGGTGGATTACATAAATGGCGCCGTGGATAACGTAGACCAGTTAATCTCGAGATCACAAGTAATCCCAAGCATTTATGTAATACCACCCGGTACACTTAGAACATGGCAGCTCAACATGGACCCAGAGACTACACAGGCTAGGTTTAATAATCTTATAAGCTCCTCTGTGGTGAAGACAATATCTCAGGTCGTTATTATTGACCTACCGGCGCACATGGACCAGGTAATAACCGTAAATTCTCTCCTTCTCTCGTCAATAATCAATGTGGTCTTGGACTACGCCACGTACAGCGACTCGGTGGCCGAGGAGATCGACAATTACTACATACAGCCTATGATTGGGAAGGGCTTTAGAAAGATCATCAATGTCATCCTAAACAAGGCAATACCTGGTTTAGACGTTATGGATCAAAAAATTAGGGGTTTCATTCATAACGGTGAGTTTTTCGTGTTGCCGATGAGTCCCATAGTTCATTATTTAACGTCAACAATGAAACCACTGGTGATTTACGTTCCTAAGGGTTCCCTTGCAGATTTCAGGATACCCTTCGATAAATATGTAGATACCTTAACCAAGCAGATAAAGACGATGCTTACGGGAACTTATTAA
- a CDS encoding DUF7557 family protein, whose protein sequence is MPVTEPIRVSRDTKEELRKLKIHPRETYDDVIRRLIEVYGIQTGAGYRSLRR, encoded by the coding sequence ATGCCTGTTACTGAGCCGATTAGGGTTAGTAGGGATACTAAGGAGGAGTTGAGGAAGTTGAAGATACACCCCAGGGAGACTTACGACGACGTGATTAGGAGGTTGATTGAGGTTTACGGAATCCAAACAGGGGCAGGGTACCGGTCGTTAAGACGCTGA